The following are encoded together in the Zingiber officinale cultivar Zhangliang chromosome 8A, Zo_v1.1, whole genome shotgun sequence genome:
- the LOC122009288 gene encoding histone-lysine N-methyltransferase TRX1-like has product MALAMEEFVNEEEEDERPLRYLPLGRVYSAACVSPSGASTLVSKKVKARKIGDAEEGDEEAGWNDKPLDARAVGMCNGDAAKPLLVYQRRAKRPRVESASEQLCEGVDKGSPDSVADSLGEVKIVKTRTSMKYELLRLGSGSSSMSENSGLRLRSNEDHKRVNLSVARKIVRGPQKDSSALSKVKKWIELELEGVDPHVLIGLECKVFWPIDDDWYKGSITEYNSDSKQHRVKYMDDDVEHLILLNEKIKFHLSCEEMENLSLKCGLPNIEKKGIIYNELLALALNFHDCQGLEPGELVWAKLSGSS; this is encoded by the exons ATGGCGCTCGCCATGGAGGAGTTCGTcaacgaggaggaggaggacgagcGCCCGCTGCGATATCTGCCGCTTGGCCGCGTGTACTCCGCCGCATGCGTCAGTCCTAGCGGAGCCTCCACACTTGTGTCCAAGAAGGTGAAGGCCCGAAAGATCGGTGATGCAGAGGAGGGGGACGAGGAGGCGGGCTGGAATGATAAACCCTTGGATGCCAGAGCCGTGGGAATGTGCAATGGCGACGCGGCGAAGCCGTTGCTGGTCTACCAGAGGAGGGCGAAGAGGCCCCGGGTGGAATCGGCCTCGGAGCAGTTGTGCGAGGGAGTTGATAAGGGGAGTCCTGACAGTGTGGCTGATTCTCTGGGGGAGGTGAAGATTGTTAAGACCAGGACGAGTATGAAGTACGAATTGCTTAGGTTGGGTTCGGGCTCCAGTTCTATGAGCGAGAACTCTGGGTTGCGATTGCGATCAAATGAAGACCATAAACGAGTCAATTTATCGGTGGCAAGAAAGATCGTTCGTGGTCCTCAGAAGGATTCTTCTGCCTTGAGCAAAGTGAAAAAATGGATCGA GTTGGAACTTGAAGGTGTAGACCCGCACGTATTGATTGGTTTGGAATGCAAG GTTTTCTGGCCTATAGACGATGATTGGTATAAGGGTTCCATTACAGAGTACAATTCAGACAGCAAGCAACATAGA GTTAAATATATGGATGATGATGTCGAGCATTTGATTCTCTTGAATGAAAAGATAAAGTTTCATTTGTCTTGTGAAGAAATGGAGAATTTGAGTTTGAAATGTGGTCTTCCTAACATAGAGAAGAAAGGAATCATTTACAATGAATTGCTGGCTTTGGCACTTAACTTTCATGATTGTCAAGGTCTTGAACCTGGTGAACTTGTATGGGCAAAACTTTCAG GATCAAGTTGA